Proteins found in one Paenibacillus sp. FSL R10-2782 genomic segment:
- the thrS gene encoding threonine--tRNA ligase — MSIQVKLPDGAVREYEQGVTIADVAGSISSGLKKNAVAGKVNGKAVDLNTVLEQNVDLEIITLDGADGLEIYRHSTAHLLAQALKRIYGEKNVKLGIGPVIDSGFYYDIDIENPLSVDDLAKIEKEMTKIAQENLPITRRVVSREEATRIFGELEDPLKLELIRDLPEEAEITIYDQGEFFDLCRGPHLPSTGRIKAFKLLSVAGAYWRGDSNNKMLQRIYGTAFPKKAQLDEHLHLLEEAKKRDHRKLGKELELFMFSEEAPGMPFYLPKGMVVRTALEDYSREIQRLHGYEEVRTPLMMNNRLWEQSGHYEHYKENMYFSEVDETTFALKPMNCPGHMLVFKNELHSYRDLPIRISEFGQVHRHELSGALNGMMRVRTFCQDDAHIFVTPGQIEQEITDVIKLINEMYSVFGFDFTVELSTRPDDFMGEPALWDQAEQALQNVLDHLGISYRINAGDGAFYGPKIDFHILDALKRSWQCGTIQLDFQMPEKFDLTYVGEDNQKHRPVVIHRAIYGSIDRFMGILTEHFTGAFPLWLAPVHAKLLPVSENYIETANEIQEALLQAGLRVEVDTRNEKLGYKIREAQLEKVPYMFVIGENEKTTGTVAVRKRGEGDLGSLSIADIVEKISTEIREKQ; from the coding sequence GTGAGTATTCAGGTGAAATTGCCAGATGGAGCGGTACGCGAGTACGAGCAGGGCGTAACAATCGCTGATGTGGCGGGTTCGATCAGCTCCGGGCTGAAAAAGAACGCAGTAGCAGGTAAAGTGAATGGGAAGGCTGTGGATCTGAACACCGTTTTGGAGCAGAACGTTGATCTTGAAATTATTACGCTGGACGGTGCGGACGGTCTGGAAATTTATCGTCACAGCACAGCGCATTTGCTGGCACAAGCCCTCAAACGCATTTATGGCGAGAAAAACGTAAAGCTGGGTATTGGTCCGGTCATTGACAGCGGCTTCTACTATGACATTGATATCGAAAACCCGTTGTCCGTTGACGATCTGGCGAAGATCGAGAAGGAAATGACGAAGATTGCCCAGGAAAATCTGCCGATTACACGTCGTGTGGTCAGCCGTGAGGAAGCAACTCGTATTTTTGGAGAGCTGGAAGATCCATTGAAGCTGGAACTGATTCGTGATTTGCCGGAGGAAGCGGAAATTACGATCTATGATCAGGGCGAATTTTTTGACCTGTGTCGTGGGCCGCATTTGCCATCTACAGGCCGCATTAAAGCTTTTAAACTGCTGAGTGTAGCAGGCGCATACTGGAGAGGCGATTCCAACAACAAGATGCTGCAACGTATCTACGGAACTGCATTCCCGAAAAAAGCACAGCTAGACGAGCATCTGCACTTGCTGGAGGAAGCGAAAAAACGCGACCACCGCAAGCTGGGTAAAGAGCTGGAGCTGTTCATGTTCTCCGAGGAAGCACCGGGTATGCCGTTCTATCTTCCTAAAGGTATGGTTGTCCGTACTGCACTGGAGGATTACTCCCGTGAAATTCAACGCTTGCATGGCTATGAGGAAGTACGCACACCGCTGATGATGAACAATCGTCTGTGGGAGCAATCGGGACACTATGAGCATTACAAGGAAAATATGTACTTCTCCGAAGTGGATGAAACTACGTTTGCTCTGAAACCGATGAACTGCCCGGGGCATATGCTTGTGTTTAAAAATGAGCTTCATTCCTACCGCGATCTGCCGATTCGTATCTCCGAATTTGGACAAGTGCATCGTCATGAGCTGTCTGGCGCGTTGAACGGTATGATGCGTGTTCGTACTTTCTGTCAGGATGATGCGCATATTTTTGTTACTCCGGGTCAGATTGAGCAAGAGATTACAGATGTCATCAAGCTGATTAACGAAATGTATAGTGTGTTTGGCTTTGATTTTACAGTGGAGCTGTCCACACGTCCGGATGACTTTATGGGCGAGCCAGCGCTGTGGGATCAGGCGGAGCAAGCTCTGCAAAACGTGCTGGATCACCTGGGCATCAGCTACCGTATCAATGCGGGAGATGGAGCGTTTTACGGTCCGAAAATCGACTTCCACATTCTCGATGCACTCAAACGTAGCTGGCAGTGCGGAACGATCCAATTGGACTTCCAAATGCCAGAGAAGTTCGACCTCACCTATGTGGGCGAGGACAACCAGAAGCACCGTCCAGTCGTTATTCACCGTGCCATCTACGGTTCGATTGACCGCTTCATGGGCATCCTGACCGAGCATTTTACAGGTGCGTTCCCATTGTGGCTGGCTCCTGTTCATGCGAAGCTGTTGCCTGTATCCGAGAACTATATCGAGACTGCCAATGAGATACAGGAAGCGCTGCTGCAAGCGGGTCTGCGTGTCGAAGTAGATACTCGCAATGAGAAGCTTGGTTATAAAATCCGCGAGGCACAATTGGAAAAGGTTCCATATATGTTCGTCATCGGTGAAAATGAAAAAACAACCGGTACTGTAGCGGTTCGCAAACGTGGCGAAGGCGATCTGGGATCGCTCAGCATTGCTGACATCGTTGAGAAAATCAGCACTGAAATTCGAGAGAAGCAATAA
- a CDS encoding TetR/AcrR family transcriptional regulator has product MPKIIVTEEQWIQEGIKRFEQGGIEQLVIEKMAVSLGCSKSSFYWYFNNRSSYIRQIVETWKEQTTQQVIAASIIHATADERIRDVLTRMFGTTKRGDFLFYLRKLSLKDGTYHSILDEVEQMRMEFMQQLFIQKGMQPEKALQRSWMLYHYYLGWYERHKQETLSDEAIQQHIHMIWTEWISV; this is encoded by the coding sequence TTGCCCAAAATCATTGTCACAGAAGAGCAATGGATCCAAGAAGGAATCAAACGGTTTGAACAGGGTGGAATCGAGCAGCTCGTTATCGAAAAAATGGCTGTTTCTTTAGGATGCAGCAAAAGCAGTTTTTATTGGTATTTTAACAATCGCAGCAGCTATATTAGACAGATTGTTGAGACATGGAAGGAACAGACAACACAACAGGTTATTGCAGCGTCCATCATCCATGCTACCGCAGACGAACGAATCAGAGACGTGCTGACCCGGATGTTCGGGACGACGAAACGGGGCGATTTCTTGTTTTATCTACGGAAGCTGTCATTGAAGGATGGTACGTATCACTCCATTCTGGATGAAGTGGAACAAATGAGAATGGAGTTTATGCAGCAGTTATTTATCCAAAAGGGTATGCAGCCAGAGAAAGCCCTCCAGAGATCATGGATGTTGTACCATTATTACTTAGGGTGGTATGAGCGGCACAAACAAGAGACGTTAAGTGATGAAGCCATTCAGCAACATATTCACATGATTTGGACGGAGTGGATTTCAGTTTAA
- a CDS encoding NUDIX domain-containing protein has product MKYCYECGTKLIVKECEGEGPIPYCSTCQVFRFPIFSTAISTAVINRQRNKVLLIQQYNIKDFILLAGYVNKGESAEQTLVREVMEEVGLQVDEYTYMRSEYFERTNTLMLNFVSIVNDDKLDALSAEVDQARWFTLEEAKQVILKNSLAEAFLLTIIQQIEAGFI; this is encoded by the coding sequence ATGAAGTATTGCTATGAATGTGGAACAAAACTAATCGTGAAGGAGTGTGAAGGCGAAGGCCCTATTCCCTATTGCAGTACATGCCAGGTCTTTCGATTCCCGATATTCAGTACAGCGATCAGCACCGCTGTGATCAATCGGCAGAGAAATAAAGTGCTGCTTATACAGCAGTACAATATCAAGGATTTTATTTTGCTGGCTGGTTATGTGAACAAGGGTGAATCCGCCGAGCAGACATTGGTGCGCGAGGTCATGGAAGAAGTAGGATTGCAAGTGGATGAGTATACATATATGCGCAGCGAGTATTTTGAACGAACCAATACGCTGATGCTGAACTTTGTATCCATTGTGAACGATGACAAGCTGGATGCTCTCAGTGCGGAAGTAGACCAAGCACGTTGGTTTACGCTGGAGGAAGCCAAACAGGTTATTTTGAAAAACAGCTTGGCTGAAGCCTTTCTGCTGACCATTATTCAACAGATCGAGGCAGGATTCATTTGA
- a CDS encoding Gfo/Idh/MocA family oxidoreductase, with amino-acid sequence MSTSISPTKPIRMGVIGLGLIAEYHIRSLQTISGVSLVAVSDVNPNRLQLLGKQLQLPASKQYPHYEALIRDPEVDAILSLTPNDVHFDIIRIALEEHKAVLAEKPLTLTWGEADQLKKLYTANPVPFLVHYKHRYGAAFQYAKQLLDEHRLGNIYNIQFRYLMDAFSPYRQHPYTWRHNLAKAGSGVVGDTASHIIDLARFLVGEFKSVAALLHTITPERPDPVTGLPVKVDVEDFAAFHGIVGDNTVGTFITHKNAIGKRHDIEVDIYGELGALHASLNNRENVRIVLRDLEHPDAEYENWAVPAIYDHTAYGDFVKLARGESVDRAPLFEDGYKNQWVLEKILQSWKENGCLVEV; translated from the coding sequence ATGAGTACCTCCATCTCCCCAACCAAGCCCATTCGTATGGGTGTCATCGGCCTGGGCCTTATCGCTGAATATCACATTAGATCCCTGCAAACCATCTCGGGGGTTTCTCTTGTGGCCGTTAGTGATGTGAACCCCAATCGCCTTCAATTGCTGGGTAAGCAATTGCAACTGCCTGCTTCCAAGCAATATCCCCATTATGAAGCCTTAATCCGTGACCCGGAGGTGGATGCGATTCTGTCGCTGACACCCAACGATGTGCATTTTGACATCATTCGTATTGCTCTGGAAGAACACAAAGCTGTACTGGCGGAAAAACCGTTGACACTCACGTGGGGGGAAGCGGATCAGTTGAAAAAGCTGTATACAGCGAACCCGGTGCCTTTTCTGGTTCATTATAAGCATCGTTACGGCGCTGCTTTCCAATATGCCAAGCAATTGCTGGATGAACACAGGCTGGGCAACATCTATAACATTCAATTTCGATATCTGATGGATGCATTCTCACCATATCGTCAACATCCGTATACATGGCGGCATAATTTAGCGAAGGCAGGCTCCGGGGTCGTGGGCGATACAGCCTCGCATATTATTGACCTGGCCCGTTTTCTGGTGGGTGAATTTAAAAGCGTCGCGGCGCTGCTACATACGATTACACCCGAGCGGCCTGATCCGGTCACAGGTCTGCCTGTAAAAGTGGATGTGGAAGACTTCGCTGCTTTCCATGGCATCGTAGGCGATAATACCGTCGGCACGTTCATTACCCACAAAAATGCCATTGGCAAACGTCACGATATCGAAGTTGATATCTATGGCGAGCTGGGTGCGCTGCACGCCAGTCTCAACAACCGGGAAAATGTTCGCATTGTGCTGCGAGATCTGGAGCACCCGGATGCGGAATACGAGAATTGGGCTGTCCCTGCTATCTATGATCATACGGCCTATGGAGACTTTGTTAAGCTGGCAAGGGGAGAGTCCGTGGATCGTGCCCCATTGTTCGAGGACGGGTACAAAAACCAGTGGGTCCTCGAAAAAATACTGCAATCCTGGAAAGAGAATGGATGTTTAGTGGAAGTGTAG
- a CDS encoding DHA2 family efflux MFS transporter permease subunit: MSSTATAAATYQENSEIQKKRWMILIVLNLFTFMSTLDGSIVNIALPVLSRTLNLPVAQIEWVTTAYLMAICTAILFFGKLGDMVGKIKIFKIGTIVFILGSLLCGLSLSLPMLLISRIIQALGASMTMANSQGIVTDIFPSTERGKALGLVGTFVSLGSIAGPSLGGIIVSSLGWQYIFWVNVPIGLVAVFLGWKLLPKDLIKVTDKIDVPGSLVFAVFILTLFAGLLLGQQVGYGDIRIMALLVIAVIAFAVFLRVEIRRPQPLLQLALFKNPLFSLSILCAFLVFAANFCFNIISPFYAQNMLNLSPFYAGFLLMLFPISMVIVAPLSGALSDKIGSELLTFAGLVVMVVAQIGLARLHAGSPVPFVGLWIAMLGIGSGLFQSPNNSLIMSKVPRTQLGSAGSVNSLVRNVGMVVGITLATSILFYIMSKEAGYRVTGLVPGHPEIFLSGMHVVFMTSASICLVAALLTGWRLIGSRRAKIQEKKK, translated from the coding sequence ATGAGTTCAACTGCTACAGCTGCCGCAACGTATCAGGAAAATAGCGAAATCCAGAAGAAACGTTGGATGATTTTGATTGTATTGAATCTGTTTACGTTTATGTCCACGCTGGATGGAAGCATCGTCAATATTGCTCTACCCGTTTTGTCCCGCACGCTCAATTTACCCGTAGCACAGATTGAATGGGTCACAACAGCCTATTTGATGGCTATATGTACAGCCATTTTATTTTTTGGCAAGCTTGGAGATATGGTCGGCAAAATTAAAATATTCAAGATCGGCACGATCGTGTTCATCCTTGGCTCACTGCTGTGCGGTCTCAGCCTTTCGCTGCCCATGCTGCTGATCTCCCGAATCATTCAGGCGCTCGGGGCATCTATGACCATGGCCAACAGCCAGGGAATCGTCACGGATATCTTTCCTTCCACTGAACGAGGCAAGGCACTCGGCCTAGTCGGAACCTTCGTTTCCCTCGGCAGTATCGCGGGACCCAGCTTGGGTGGTATTATCGTCTCTTCACTAGGCTGGCAATATATTTTCTGGGTCAATGTACCGATTGGTCTGGTGGCCGTTTTTCTCGGTTGGAAGCTGCTGCCAAAGGATCTGATCAAGGTGACAGACAAGATCGACGTTCCCGGCAGTCTGGTGTTTGCTGTTTTTATCCTCACCTTGTTCGCCGGATTGCTACTGGGACAACAGGTCGGATATGGAGACATCCGCATCATGGCTTTGTTGGTAATTGCCGTGATTGCTTTTGCGGTATTCCTTCGGGTGGAAATTCGCCGTCCACAGCCGTTGTTACAGCTCGCTTTATTCAAGAATCCGTTGTTCTCGCTCAGTATTCTATGTGCTTTTCTCGTATTCGCCGCTAATTTCTGCTTTAATATCATTTCGCCTTTCTATGCGCAGAATATGCTGAACTTGTCACCTTTTTATGCAGGGTTCCTGCTGATGCTGTTTCCCATCTCCATGGTTATCGTTGCCCCTCTCAGCGGTGCGCTTTCAGATAAAATCGGGTCTGAGCTGCTCACCTTTGCCGGACTGGTAGTCATGGTAGTCGCCCAGATTGGGTTGGCTCGTCTCCATGCAGGCAGCCCCGTTCCGTTTGTGGGTCTTTGGATCGCTATGCTGGGTATCGGCAGTGGATTATTCCAGTCGCCGAACAATTCACTAATCATGTCCAAGGTGCCACGCACGCAGCTCGGCTCAGCCGGGAGTGTCAATTCATTGGTCCGCAACGTCGGCATGGTGGTGGGGATTACCTTGGCCACGTCGATCCTGTTTTATATTATGAGCAAAGAGGCTGGTTATCGAGTCACCGGGTTGGTTCCGGGTCACCCGGAAATTTTTCTGTCAGGAATGCACGTGGTCTTTATGACTTCCGCGTCCATTTGTCTGGTGGCGGCACTACTGACAGGCTGGCGGCTGATCGGGTCCAGACGGGCAAAGATACAGGAGAAAAAGAAATAA
- a CDS encoding ATP-binding protein: MTKLVNVMQAKHITLFKYITIMLFIFAALVGMRWAWSVVFPVYDHQPRAVGGVLDLRGIDLENSPVLYLNGEWEFYPENFVTGDEFLEKEPEASHVTVPGDWGSALQQHSNNSYGYGTYRLRILIDSLQTPVSFWFKKIEAASEIEINGKNFAIMGKLADAANEYTPKSISFTSTYDTEGVTEIELVIRAANFDNPYKGGIVTPIRFGTAATIDFVRWYSIGFQMFIFLILLLHCLYACILYLFSSKERTLLIAALLTISVGITILVSHDNILLLWLPINYTWAIKIRLITVLWQNVFLLLLFKSFNAAPLREKWFQTYIAANVALTGIFLVSPANIAYAIVHFNVFQTINFISVVWFIYIVGTMILQKNKDNDVIFLLFSATSILSNLLWSIAESARDVTTVYYPIDIIFAITGFSAYWFKKYFRNSIENMELNKQLQKADKIKDQFLANTSHELRTPLHGIMNIAYNVVTKEKTRLAKSSLEDMQLLITISRRMSQLLGDLLDVVRLQERRIVLQREPLSIQSIAPGVVAMLQFMKESKPIELHMEIPESLPLVLADEKRLVQILYNLLHNALKYTEEGSISVSAEIRDRQAVIHIADTGPGMDEATQSRIFLPYEQGSDGISGEQGIGLGLSICKQLVELHNGDLTVRSKLGKGSVFSFNLPLADAADFEPNQVPIAQAQTKGIIDEVPAGFLFPHSIGEMEAAAALPPLLKEDKAYIIAVDDNPVNLNVLVSILSTEPYNITTARSGREAIELLGTRQWDLLIADVMMPQMSGYELTQKVREQFSMSELPVLLLTARSQQADIYTGFSAGASDYVTKPVDALELKYRIRALIALKQSIKERLRVEAAYLQAQIQPHFLFNTLNSLMALSDIDTESMRKLGEAFSSFLRISFDYLNTGELVELAHELALVEAYLYIEKTRFGDRLSIKWEVETGMRLLLPPLSIQPLVENAVKHGLLSRNAGGTIQLSITRREGFTLIEVKDNGKGMEQEKVNQLQNATQSEKAGIGIPNTNRRLQQLYGQGLSIVSRVNEGTTVSFVIPDR; encoded by the coding sequence ATGACAAAATTGGTGAACGTCATGCAGGCAAAGCATATAACACTTTTTAAATATATAACCATCATGCTGTTTATTTTTGCTGCATTAGTCGGCATGAGATGGGCGTGGTCTGTCGTTTTTCCCGTATACGACCACCAGCCCCGTGCTGTTGGCGGCGTGCTTGACCTGCGCGGTATTGATCTGGAAAATTCCCCTGTGCTCTATTTGAATGGAGAATGGGAGTTTTATCCTGAAAATTTTGTTACGGGAGACGAGTTTCTGGAGAAGGAACCCGAAGCAAGCCATGTTACCGTACCAGGTGACTGGGGGAGCGCGCTTCAGCAGCATTCAAACAACTCGTACGGGTATGGAACGTATCGTCTTCGCATTTTGATTGATTCGCTTCAGACTCCTGTTTCATTCTGGTTTAAAAAAATTGAGGCGGCATCGGAAATTGAAATTAACGGAAAAAATTTTGCCATTATGGGCAAGCTAGCCGACGCTGCTAATGAATATACACCCAAAAGCATCTCTTTTACCTCTACTTATGACACAGAAGGAGTGACCGAGATTGAACTGGTCATTCGTGCGGCCAATTTCGACAACCCCTATAAGGGCGGCATTGTAACTCCGATTCGCTTTGGCACTGCGGCCACTATTGATTTTGTGCGCTGGTACTCGATTGGATTTCAGATGTTCATTTTTCTTATTCTGCTGCTTCATTGCCTGTATGCTTGCATTCTCTATCTATTCAGCTCAAAAGAGAGGACCTTGTTGATCGCAGCGCTGTTAACGATATCCGTTGGTATTACGATTCTAGTAAGTCACGATAATATACTCTTGTTATGGCTGCCGATTAACTATACATGGGCAATCAAAATTAGACTGATCACTGTGCTGTGGCAAAATGTGTTTCTGCTTCTGCTATTCAAAAGCTTCAACGCAGCCCCGCTGCGAGAAAAATGGTTCCAAACCTACATTGCAGCGAATGTTGCTCTTACCGGCATTTTCCTGGTCTCACCAGCCAATATTGCTTATGCAATCGTCCATTTCAATGTATTTCAAACGATTAATTTCATATCAGTCGTCTGGTTTATATACATAGTAGGAACGATGATTTTGCAAAAAAATAAAGATAATGACGTCATTTTCTTGCTGTTCTCCGCAACAAGCATCTTATCCAACTTACTGTGGAGTATTGCTGAGAGCGCAAGAGATGTTACGACCGTCTACTATCCCATCGACATTATTTTTGCTATTACCGGCTTTTCGGCCTATTGGTTTAAAAAGTATTTTCGAAATTCGATAGAAAACATGGAATTGAACAAGCAGCTACAAAAAGCGGATAAAATTAAGGACCAGTTTTTGGCTAATACGTCCCATGAGCTCCGCACGCCGCTGCACGGTATTATGAACATCGCTTATAACGTTGTCACCAAAGAGAAGACCAGGCTTGCGAAAAGCAGCCTTGAGGATATGCAGCTGCTCATTACGATCAGCAGACGGATGTCACAGCTGCTTGGCGATCTTCTCGATGTCGTTCGGCTTCAGGAACGGCGCATTGTTTTGCAGCGGGAGCCCCTCAGCATTCAGTCCATCGCTCCTGGCGTTGTCGCAATGCTGCAATTTATGAAGGAAAGCAAGCCAATCGAACTGCATATGGAGATACCGGAATCGCTGCCTTTGGTATTGGCGGATGAGAAAAGGCTCGTTCAAATTTTGTATAACCTGCTGCATAATGCGCTTAAATATACCGAGGAGGGAAGCATCTCCGTCTCAGCCGAAATTCGGGACAGGCAGGCTGTTATTCATATTGCCGATACGGGGCCCGGCATGGATGAGGCGACCCAGTCGCGTATTTTTCTCCCTTATGAGCAAGGCTCTGATGGAATAAGCGGTGAGCAGGGCATCGGACTGGGCTTAAGCATTTGCAAGCAGCTTGTCGAGCTGCATAATGGCGACTTGACGGTTCGCTCCAAATTGGGAAAGGGCTCCGTTTTCAGCTTTAATCTGCCTTTAGCAGACGCAGCAGATTTTGAACCCAATCAGGTCCCTATTGCTCAGGCACAAACGAAGGGAATAATAGATGAGGTGCCTGCTGGCTTTCTTTTTCCGCACTCCATTGGGGAAATGGAAGCTGCCGCCGCACTGCCGCCGCTGTTAAAGGAGGACAAAGCCTATATAATTGCCGTTGATGATAATCCGGTCAACCTAAATGTTCTTGTCAGTATCCTTTCAACGGAGCCTTATAACATTACTACCGCTCGTTCCGGACGGGAGGCGATAGAATTGCTGGGGACCAGGCAGTGGGATCTGCTCATAGCCGATGTTATGATGCCGCAAATGTCCGGCTATGAATTAACACAGAAGGTTAGAGAGCAGTTTTCCATGTCAGAGCTTCCTGTGCTGCTCCTTACCGCACGCAGCCAGCAAGCGGACATTTACACCGGATTTTCAGCAGGGGCAAGCGACTATGTGACGAAGCCCGTAGACGCTTTGGAGTTAAAATATCGGATCAGGGCATTGATAGCCCTAAAGCAATCCATTAAAGAGCGTCTACGTGTGGAGGCTGCCTATTTGCAAGCGCAAATCCAGCCCCACTTCCTATTCAACACCCTTAATTCGTTAATGGCGTTAAGCGATATCGATACGGAAAGCATGCGCAAGCTGGGTGAGGCCTTCTCGTCCTTTTTACGAATTAGCTTTGATTATCTCAATACGGGGGAGCTAGTAGAGCTGGCTCATGAACTCGCGCTCGTTGAAGCCTATCTATACATCGAAAAAACGCGGTTCGGGGATCGGCTGTCGATTAAATGGGAGGTGGAGACGGGCATGCGGCTGCTGCTTCCTCCGCTCTCAATTCAGCCGCTGGTAGAAAACGCCGTCAAACACGGTCTTCTCAGCCGAAACGCAGGCGGTACGATTCAGCTGTCCATTACTCGCCGGGAGGGCTTCACCCTTATTGAAGTTAAAGATAACGGCAAGGGAATGGAGCAGGAAAAGGTCAATCAATTGCAAAATGCAACTCAGAGTGAAAAAGCAGGCATTGGCATCCCTAATACGAATCGGCGATTGCAGCAGCTGTACGGTCAAGGCTTGTCGATCGTGAGCCGTGTTAATGAAGGAACAACCGTGTCGTTTGTTATTCCGGATAGATAG
- a CDS encoding DUF3995 domain-containing protein has protein sequence MLDLLTWAVGGILLVLSGMHVYWVFGGKTGIKAAIPSTGTNRLFEPSKIGTAIVAILLALAAWFVLELGGVTPFLLFNPFYSYGAGLLSCLFILRSIGDFKWVGFFKRKKGTVFAKWDSVLYSPLCFLLGTAILMIMFLRTE, from the coding sequence ATGTTGGATTTACTTACATGGGCAGTTGGCGGAATTCTTTTGGTACTGAGTGGCATGCATGTATATTGGGTATTCGGTGGAAAAACAGGCATTAAGGCAGCGATTCCAAGCACAGGAACGAATAGGCTCTTTGAGCCCTCCAAAATAGGTACAGCGATTGTAGCCATTTTACTAGCTTTAGCCGCTTGGTTCGTCTTGGAACTAGGGGGAGTTACACCATTCCTGCTTTTCAACCCCTTCTATTCCTACGGAGCAGGCTTGTTGTCTTGTTTATTTATTTTACGTTCTATAGGAGATTTCAAATGGGTAGGGTTCTTCAAGAGAAAGAAAGGAACCGTTTTTGCAAAATGGGACAGTGTGCTCTATTCCCCCCTTTGTTTCCTTTTGGGAACAGCCATTTTAATGATTATGTTCTTGCGTACGGAGTAG
- a CDS encoding MarR family transcriptional regulator, with product MRKKPIGKLISHLYRRNQKILSQKLAPYGIGSGGQHSFLKLILQHPGITQEQLTNELKFDKATTARSVKQLEESGYIERETDPNDRRSHLLFPTAKALEFYPVLQGILDEFNADLVHNLSDEEEDLLIALLQKISIDPGE from the coding sequence ATGAGAAAAAAACCGATTGGAAAGCTGATTTCCCACCTGTACCGACGAAATCAAAAAATACTGTCCCAAAAACTGGCTCCTTATGGGATCGGCAGCGGGGGCCAACACAGCTTTTTAAAGCTTATTTTGCAGCATCCGGGCATTACACAGGAACAGTTGACAAACGAACTTAAATTTGACAAAGCAACTACTGCGCGTTCTGTGAAACAATTGGAGGAATCGGGTTACATTGAGCGAGAAACGGACCCGAATGATCGACGTTCCCATCTTTTGTTTCCAACGGCCAAGGCATTAGAATTTTATCCTGTCCTGCAAGGAATCTTGGATGAGTTCAATGCTGATCTTGTCCATAATTTATCTGATGAGGAAGAAGACCTGCTTATCGCTCTGCTGCAAAAGATTAGTATAGACCCTGGTGAATAA
- a CDS encoding glycosyltransferase family 2 protein has product MAIRYSIVIPTYNRAQQLLLTLVSFETQTYPKHLFEVIVADDGSTDGTKEMVESFQASYPLIYVAHPEQRGRSAVRNLGLRRAKGLYIIFCDADFLVLPEFIRIVSRYHRKYPKAVLSGFPHSWDDAYTHYYPGFSPEEKEHCRSILTQSGLWNPHVEAANEIVPIITPEDILHQTGALSKVMIPSRVPPNIKKQFAKTDVAPWTLLVTRCVSIRRSHLARIGGFNERFVLYGLEDWDLGYRLHRLKIPFYCIKEVVGYHQEHPTHLRGNVLNTENLKIMFETYGFNDSSLNLFALVHPSLDLETYKNTLRVLRRGSRSKQTRSSALLLRRTLRMAARQFVQPNHTHAYKKSLRWIKKNAEGRKSRVAQVLRDMVLKSEKLVE; this is encoded by the coding sequence TTGGCTATCCGCTACAGCATCGTCATTCCAACCTATAATCGAGCCCAACAGCTGCTGCTCACACTCGTTTCATTTGAAACACAAACTTATCCGAAGCATCTATTCGAAGTGATTGTAGCTGATGACGGTTCTACAGATGGAACGAAGGAAATGGTCGAAAGTTTCCAAGCATCCTATCCTCTGATCTATGTTGCCCATCCAGAACAACGCGGTCGATCTGCCGTTCGAAATTTGGGCCTGCGCCGTGCCAAGGGGTTATACATCATCTTCTGCGACGCTGACTTTTTGGTGTTACCTGAATTCATTAGAATTGTGAGCCGTTATCATCGTAAATATCCCAAAGCTGTGCTTTCAGGCTTCCCTCACTCGTGGGATGATGCTTATACCCATTATTACCCTGGTTTTTCTCCTGAAGAAAAGGAGCATTGTCGGAGTATACTCACACAATCAGGCTTATGGAACCCTCACGTTGAAGCAGCAAATGAAATTGTCCCGATCATAACGCCAGAAGATATCCTTCACCAAACGGGTGCATTGTCCAAGGTTATGATCCCTTCCAGAGTTCCCCCAAATATTAAAAAGCAATTTGCCAAAACGGATGTAGCTCCTTGGACGTTATTAGTTACACGTTGTGTATCCATCAGACGCAGCCATTTGGCTCGTATTGGAGGTTTCAATGAACGGTTTGTACTCTATGGACTCGAAGACTGGGACCTTGGCTACAGGCTGCATCGATTGAAAATTCCTTTTTATTGCATCAAAGAGGTAGTCGGATATCACCAGGAGCATCCAACCCACCTCAGAGGAAACGTTTTAAATACGGAAAATCTAAAAATTATGTTTGAAACCTACGGATTCAATGACTCCTCGTTAAATTTATTCGCCCTTGTACATCCATCCCTGGATTTAGAGACTTACAAAAATACGTTGCGGGTACTGCGCAGGGGAAGCCGATCCAAGCAAACACGTTCGTCAGCGCTGTTGTTGAGGAGAACACTGCGAATGGCAGCCAGGCAGTTCGTTCAACCAAACCATACCCATGCGTATAAAAAATCATTACGATGGATAAAAAAGAATGCAGAGGGCCGAAAAAGTCGAGTCGCTCAGGTTTTACGAGACATGGTGCTGAAGTCTGAAAAGCTGGTAGAGTAG